A region from the Salicibibacter cibarius genome encodes:
- a CDS encoding flavin reductase family protein translates to MDFQAFRNTLGHFSTGVTVVSTKSEYEFLGFTANAFSSVSMDPPIILVCIDKKATSLHAFKPNHPFVINILTKEQKEDGLWFSKKSDEKFKDISYTVSKDGVPVLDGNLATIECDVAAIIEAGDHYIITGNVKDVVYDDQKDPLIFFRGQLQHLPETQVNN, encoded by the coding sequence ATGGATTTCCAAGCGTTTCGAAACACTCTTGGTCATTTTTCTACCGGAGTAACAGTTGTATCCACAAAGAGTGAATATGAATTTCTAGGATTTACAGCCAATGCCTTTTCATCTGTCTCAATGGACCCGCCTATAATTCTTGTATGTATAGACAAAAAGGCTACTAGTCTTCATGCCTTCAAGCCTAACCATCCTTTTGTAATTAATATTTTGACCAAAGAGCAAAAGGAAGATGGTTTATGGTTTTCCAAAAAATCTGATGAAAAATTCAAGGATATTTCTTACACTGTATCAAAAGATGGTGTCCCTGTATTAGACGGTAACCTAGCAACAATAGAGTGTGATGTAGCAGCTATTATAGAAGCAGGAGACCATTATATAATTACGGGAAACGTGAAGGATGTCGTATATGATGATCAAAAAGATCCGCTAATTTTTTTCCGCGGGCAGCTACAACATTTACCGGAGACACAAGTAAACAACTAA
- a CDS encoding SDR family NAD(P)-dependent oxidoreductase: MGLSIAKKFLKEGLNVAFIDNNERLLNTVKNLYQDDTKTLFLLTDVSDKQSVKEGVSTILHQWGRIDVLVNNAAIRKETPLEEITEEEWNLIISVNLGGTFFISQAVVNTMKQQQRGRIINVSSFGGQFGPLTSGAHYSASKAGQITLTKVFARSLADQGITVNAITPAAIETPEMDNMDPEKLNKMKESIPVKRFGDSEDVSDMVLYLSSPSASYITGATFDINGGLLMR, encoded by the coding sequence ATCGGACTTTCTATCGCTAAGAAATTTTTAAAGGAGGGATTAAATGTTGCATTTATTGATAACAATGAACGTTTGTTAAATACAGTGAAAAATTTGTATCAAGATGACACAAAAACACTTTTTTTACTAACAGATGTATCAGATAAACAGTCTGTTAAAGAAGGTGTTAGTACTATCTTGCACCAATGGGGAAGAATTGATGTATTGGTGAATAATGCTGCTATTCGTAAAGAAACTCCTTTAGAAGAGATTACTGAAGAAGAGTGGAACCTGATTATATCAGTTAATTTGGGCGGCACGTTTTTCATATCACAAGCCGTAGTAAATACGATGAAGCAGCAACAAAGAGGGAGGATTATCAACGTTTCTTCTTTCGGAGGACAATTTGGTCCTTTAACATCTGGCGCACATTACTCTGCTTCCAAAGCGGGGCAAATTACACTAACAAAAGTTTTTGCTCGATCTTTAGCAGATCAAGGAATCACTGTTAATGCCATAACACCGGCAGCCATTGAAACACCTGAAATGGACAATATGGACCCTGAGAAATTAAATAAAATGAAAGAAAGTATTCCTGTTAAGCGTTTTGGTGACTCTGAAGATGTTTCTGATATGGTATTATATCTTTCTTCACCTTCTGCGAGTTACATTACAGGTGCAACATTTGATATAAATGGCGGTTTATTAATGCGTTAA